The Vibrio tubiashii ATCC 19109 genome has a segment encoding these proteins:
- a CDS encoding response regulator, with protein MADKKDLSDKRILIVEENSMLSSSIKNMLKKMGGAEDKLHKAQNVMTFKQLVNQHRFDLIICSYASKKKIVGPKYHYLYQQSRAYSRDCSFVVIANSGDDEQSRGAEELEPDNILGHPFNYNQFKHLIASSLIKRSILATVHKKLEIGLYDDVIEICNRQSKRKGIEWLDFHKVVVDCYVKQNKYDSALLVLKQLSKQVKHRWPLVKQISLHNELGNEVEALTLAHEYELLGYPDDPLVSQITARHSLLDCDLDKAVRVMIKLSIRYPHIVHLTLKCVMLCIMLSDYRKASMFLAKIDYDSVLDDEELVFIEELRLFLEALIAIKTRNKMNPATLKTSLKAILAIQENELIDSHKFSKGLYQLLLQVNGLNPVCSPKRLELLYNQTKLEHRKFALLAVALHIGCLDLARTWLNELRLLNSSKKDIAMTISCIVLDKAEAILSVKAQAMQQATEKASLGRVIDALAIKAKEAPYFINHHSHFINAMLKFKVSDSSNIELLKEQFPVSVGIVIENLIKQDPMHPKVTQIQKAKRIVQKRLQTPLHA; from the coding sequence ATGGCGGACAAAAAAGATTTAAGTGACAAGCGAATACTTATCGTGGAAGAGAACAGTATGTTGTCCTCGTCGATAAAAAACATGCTGAAAAAAATGGGTGGTGCAGAAGATAAGTTGCACAAGGCACAAAATGTCATGACCTTTAAGCAGCTTGTTAACCAGCATCGCTTTGATCTGATCATCTGTTCTTACGCGAGTAAGAAAAAAATAGTCGGCCCTAAATATCACTACTTGTATCAGCAAAGCCGAGCTTACTCGCGTGACTGCTCATTTGTTGTGATTGCCAACAGTGGCGATGATGAACAAAGCCGAGGGGCAGAGGAGTTAGAGCCGGACAATATTCTTGGTCACCCTTTTAACTACAATCAGTTTAAGCACCTTATTGCTAGCAGCTTAATTAAACGCTCGATTTTGGCGACTGTGCATAAGAAGCTCGAAATTGGTTTATATGATGACGTGATTGAAATTTGCAACCGACAGTCAAAGCGTAAGGGGATTGAGTGGCTAGACTTTCACAAAGTCGTTGTTGATTGTTACGTAAAACAGAATAAATATGACTCAGCTTTACTTGTTCTTAAGCAGCTAAGCAAACAAGTAAAGCATCGTTGGCCACTTGTAAAACAGATTTCGCTTCATAATGAACTGGGAAATGAGGTGGAAGCGCTAACCTTAGCTCACGAATATGAGCTTCTTGGCTATCCTGATGACCCTTTGGTTTCGCAGATCACCGCTCGTCATTCATTGCTTGATTGTGATTTAGACAAAGCGGTTAGGGTAATGATCAAGCTTTCAATCCGCTACCCACATATTGTGCATCTAACACTTAAGTGCGTGATGCTATGTATTATGCTCTCGGACTATCGAAAAGCGTCGATGTTTCTCGCCAAAATTGACTATGACTCGGTGCTAGATGACGAAGAGTTGGTGTTTATTGAGGAACTGAGACTGTTTCTCGAAGCACTTATTGCCATCAAAACACGCAACAAAATGAATCCGGCGACATTGAAAACGTCTCTAAAGGCAATTTTGGCTATTCAAGAGAATGAGTTAATCGATAGCCATAAGTTTTCAAAAGGCCTGTATCAGCTCTTACTGCAAGTCAATGGATTGAATCCTGTTTGCTCGCCAAAGCGTCTTGAGTTGCTGTACAACCAAACTAAGCTAGAACATCGCAAGTTTGCTCTACTTGCAGTAGCACTTCATATTGGCTGCTTAGACTTAGCCAGAACTTGGTTGAATGAGCTAAGGCTACTCAATTCAAGCAAGAAAGATATTGCGATGACGATTAGCTGCATTGTGCTTGATAAAGCCGAAGCAATATTGAGTGTTAAGGCGCAAGCAATGCAGCAAGCGACAGAAAAGGCGTCGTTAGGTCGTGTGATTGATGCTTTAGCGATAAAGGCCAAAGAGGCGCCTTATTTTATCAACCATCACTCTCATTTTATTAACGCCATGCTGAAGTTTAAGGTGTCTGATAGCAGCAATATCGAGTTGCTTAAAGAGCAATTTCCTGTGAGTGTAGGGATTGTTATCGAGAACTTGATAAAGCAAGACCCGATGCACCCGAAAGTCACACAGATCCAAAAGGCAAAGCGTATTGTGCAGAAACGCCTTCAGACTCCGCTTCACGCTTAA
- the folD gene encoding bifunctional methylenetetrahydrofolate dehydrogenase/methenyltetrahydrofolate cyclohydrolase FolD translates to MTAQNIDGTLISQTVRSEVAARVKARKEAGLRAPGLAVVLVGEDPASQVYVGSKRRACEEVGFVSKSFDLPATTTEEELLALIDELNGDAEIDGILVQLPLPAGIDATHVLERIHPEKDVDGFHPYNVGRLAQRIPKLRSCTPKGIITLLERYNINLRGMHAVVVGASNIVGRPMTLELLLAGCTTTTCHRFTKDLEGHVRQADLVVVAVGKPNFIPGNWIKEGAVVVDVGINRLDSGKLVGDVDYDNAKERASFITPVPGGVGPMTVASLIENTMLACEQFHTKK, encoded by the coding sequence ATGACCGCTCAAAATATTGATGGAACTCTAATTTCCCAAACTGTTCGCTCAGAAGTTGCTGCCCGCGTAAAAGCTCGTAAAGAAGCTGGCTTGCGTGCTCCTGGCCTAGCAGTGGTTCTTGTCGGCGAAGATCCGGCTTCTCAAGTTTATGTCGGCAGTAAGCGTCGTGCATGTGAAGAAGTTGGCTTTGTCTCAAAATCTTTTGACCTTCCTGCAACGACGACAGAAGAAGAGCTACTGGCTCTTATTGATGAGCTAAACGGTGACGCTGAGATCGACGGGATTCTTGTTCAGCTACCGCTTCCTGCTGGTATTGATGCGACACATGTCCTTGAGCGTATTCACCCTGAAAAAGACGTCGATGGTTTCCACCCATACAACGTAGGTCGTTTGGCTCAACGTATTCCTAAACTCCGCTCTTGTACGCCTAAAGGCATTATCACTCTACTAGAGCGCTACAACATCAACCTACGTGGTATGCATGCGGTTGTTGTAGGTGCGTCAAACATTGTCGGCCGCCCTATGACGCTTGAGCTACTATTGGCAGGCTGCACGACCACAACCTGTCACCGATTCACTAAAGACTTAGAAGGTCATGTTCGCCAAGCTGACTTAGTTGTGGTTGCAGTAGGTAAACCAAACTTTATTCCTGGCAATTGGATCAAAGAAGGTGCAGTAGTGGTCGATGTGGGTATTAACCGCTTAGATTCAGGCAAGCTAGTTGGTGATGTTGATTATGACAACGCAAAAGAGCGCGCAAGCTTTATTACCCCAGTACCAGGCGGTGTGGGACCAATGAC